The following are from one region of the Entelurus aequoreus isolate RoL-2023_Sb linkage group LG17, RoL_Eaeq_v1.1, whole genome shotgun sequence genome:
- the LOC133632493 gene encoding zinc finger protein OZF-like — protein sequence MRTHTDKKHCFSKKRGKKCLSCSVCAKSFSQKSNFTQHMRTHTGEKPFNCSVCGKSFSQKCHLTEHMRTHTGEKTFSCSVCGKSFPTKSRLTQHMRTHTGGKYFNCSVCGKSFSFKKYLNRHMGTHTGEKTFSCSVCGKSFSTKSHLTQHMSTHAGEKPFNCSVCGKSFSQNRRLTEHMKTHTGEKTFSCSVCGKSFFTKSHLTQHTRTHADEKPFNCSVCGKSFSQKSHLTQHMRTHTGEKPFNCSICGKSFCRNRYLTEHMTTHTGEKTFSCSVCGKSFYQNRYLTEHMRTHTGEKAFSCSVCGKSFSTKSHLTQHMRTHTGEDTFNCSVCGKSFSQNRYLTEHMRRHTGENTFNCSVCGKSFSQNRYLTEHTRRHTGEKTFSCSVCGKSFSTNSHLTQHMRTHTGEKPFNCSVCGKSYSQKSHLTEHMRTHTGEKPFNCSICGKSFCRNIHLTQHMRTHTGEKPFNCSVCGKSFCQNSSVTQHMRTHTGENTFNCSVCGKIFSQNSSLTEHEKTHR from the coding sequence atgaggactcacactgacaaaaaacactgcttttcaaagaagagaggtaaaaaatgtttgagctgctcagtttgtgctaaaagcttttctcaaaagagTAATttcactcaacacatgagaacacacacaggtgaaaaaccatttaattgttcagtttgtggcaaaagcttttctcaaaagtgccatttgactgaacacatgagaacacacacaggagaaaaaacatttagttgttcagtttgtggcaaaagctttcctACAAAGAgccgtttgactcaacacatgagaacacacactggtggaaaatattttaattgttcagtttgtggcaaaagcttttcttttAAGAAGTATTTGAATCGACACAtgggaacacacacaggtgaaaaaacatttagttgttcagtttgtggcaaaagcttttctacaaagagccatttgactcaacacatgagtaCACAcgcaggtgaaaaaccttttaattgttcagtttgtggcaaaagcttttctcaaaatagacgtttgactgaacacatgaaaacacacacaggtgaaaaaacatttagttgttcagtttgtggcaaaagcttttttacaaagagccatttgactcaacacacgaGAACACACGCAGATGAAAAaccttttaattgttcagtttgtggcaaaagcttttctcaaaagagccatttgactcaacacatgagaacacacacaggtgaaaaaccttttaattgttcaatttgtggcaaaagcttttgtcGAAATAgatatttgactgaacacatgacaacacacacaggtgaaaaaacatttagttgttcagtttgtggcaaaagcttttatcaaaatagatatttgactgaacacatgagaacacacacaggtgaaaaagcatttagttgttcagtttgtggcaaaagcttttctacaaagagccatttgactcaacacatgagaacacacacaggtgaagatacatttaattgttcagtttgtggcaaaagcttttctcaaaatagatatttgactgaacacatgagaagacacacaggtgaaaatacatttaattgttcagtttgtggcaaaagcttttctcaaaatagatatttgactgaacacacgagaagacacacaggtgaaaaaacatttagttgttcagtttgtggcaaaagcttttctacaaacagccatttgactcaacacatgagaacacacacaggtgaaaaaccttttaattgttcagtttgtggcaaaagctattctcaaaagagccatttgactgaacacatgagaacacacacaggtgaaaaaccttttaattgttcaatttgtggcaaaagcttttgtcGAAATATCCATTTGacacaacacatgagaacacacacaggtgaaaaaccttttaattgttcagtttgtggcaaaagcttttgtcAAAATAGCTctgtgactcaacacatgagaacacacacaggagaaaatacatttaattgttcagtttgtggcaaaatcttttctcaaaatagctcttTGACTGAACACGAGaagacacacaggtga